ACCGCGCGGCATTGGCTTTAACGACCAAGAAACAAACTTGACATTCAATGGTTTAACTGCTTTTTCGACGCGTTTCGTAGTATTATTAGAAACCACGATTAATTCAATACCACCATCCCGTAAATCTTGTAACCACTGCTTTAATTCAGGCGTTCCGTCTGGGTTGTTCCACGCTAACAATGTATTATCTAAATCCGCGAGTACGGTTTTAATACCACGCGCTTTCAAATCTTCGACAGTTAAATCGTAAATTCGTTCAACCATATATGTTGGTGTAAAGTGTTCTAAGCGCATTATATCCCATCGTCCGTTTATTTTATTCTTTTCTATTATAACAAAAAAACACGTAAGCCGTGTTACGTGTTTGACTAATACCAATTATTAACTTGCCAATGAGCAATAGCATTAGCAACAGTTCCGTAGCGAGCAGAGATATACTTCTGCATTGCTTCTAACTGGACTGCATAATTACCATGATAATCTTTCCCTGGAACATATTGCGCGTAGTAATTTTCAGACAACTGACCGATACCATAGTATGCACCGTTTTGAGCATTGACGTTTCCGCCGCTTTCATGTTGGATTAACCACTGTATGTCCGATGATACAACCGGTGTTTCTGTTACGGCTGTTGTATTCTGTGTTGACTGATTACTTTCTGCAACGACCTGTGTTGGTTGCGTCTCATTCACTGTAGCAGCTGTTTTTGATCCTTCGGCTGTCGCTGTTTCAGAAGATACACTAGTTACTTGCGCTGTATCTGTAGCCTTTTCTTGTGCTTCACTTGGTTGTGAATTCGCTTTAACTTCATTGTTTTCACTAGAAGTTGCTACTTTTTTAGGTATTGCTTCAACTTTAGTAAGCTTAACATCCGTAAATGATGAAATGGCAGAACTAACTGCTTTGACATTCACGGTTTGATTCATAGTAGCGGCTTCAGCAGGCTGGTTTTCTGTTTCAAGTTGCGTTCCCAAAGCAACTAAAGATAAACCAGTCAATAGGGCACTCATTATTATTATTCTCTTCATCATGTAATCCATTGTGCCGTCAAAATATTACATTAATATTACAAATAATGATAAAAACGTGGTCTAAAAATACTTAATATACAAAACTTTGATAAGCGTTTAACTAAATGTGTAATATTTAGTAATTTGGCAACCAATTAGTTATCACAATCAACGCAACCATTATTAAATACATTGACCAAGCCCATACAATGTGACCAAAAAATTCAGAGAAGTGTTCTGAAAACGGTTGTTTTAAAGCGGATGGAATGGTTTTCGTAGCTGGTAAAACAATAATATGGAAAATGATCCAAATCACAACACCGTACACACTACCTTGTCCAAATGTAACAATTGGGAAATATTGATCAAGCAAAACTAACAATACACCGAAGACAATCGAGAAAGAAAAGTGCATGATGAGCGCTACATAGTGCACTTTTTGATCAGTAGCATAATAAAAATAGGCGTGTGTCCATTTTCGTGGTATACCCATTTGTTGCAGCAACCGCTGTGGCGGATTAGTTTCATCACGTTCTTGTGTTCTTGGTGGCAAAATCGCTTCCCAGCCGATTTTAACCATTCCAGAAATAACCCCTGCAATCGTTCCAATTACAATGATAGCCAACAAAAAATTCAACATAAATTTCTCCCTTACCAACTAAAATAATACACTTTTTATACTACACGTTATTTTTATATTACAAAAGAGCAACTCTCATAAAGAGGTCGCTCTATTGTTCAAAATATTAAGCGTTAACCACTGTGAAACGCTTTTTTTCAGCACTTGGTTTAATAATTTCTGACACAATTGCTTTGGCCATCGTACCACTGTTTGTAACGGATTCGTTATCTTCACCAAAAAGCAGATAGTCTGTTCCTAACTTATATTGGGTTGCTTTGCCTGCTTGGAAAGTAATACCAGGTGATACACCAGTCCAATTGACATTATCAATATTTCGTAAAAACTCTAGTTCTTTTTTCTGATTATCTGGTATTGATACCCAAGAGGCAGCATCCGGCAATTTTTTTAAATCCTCTAACAATAGGTGGTTATCATCCCCAGTTATCAAGCTACCTGCACCTAAAATAAAGATTAAACGTGGAACAGTTGTTTCTCGGAGCAGCTTAATAAGATAGGCTGCCAAATCAATATGTTGATACGCCAGCGCGGGAACTGTAGCAAATGCATTAATAATTACATCAAACTGTAACAATTCTTCTTTAGTCAATGCAAACGCATCTTTTTCCAAGACTTTTGCGTCCTGACCAAGTGTTTTATGCGCTTTGGCGGTAGATCTGACAATTGCGGTAACATCAAATTCTTGATCGACAGCTTCTTGATACACTGCAGAACCGGCCATACCTGTTGCGCCAATAACGCCAATTTTAATCGCCATGTTTACCTTCTTTCTGGGTACTAATTATTTAAAGATCTTAAAGCGGGCATCATCCGTCATGTATTCTTTAGTACCCGCTGTTGCTTCAATTGATCCAAATGGCATCTGACTACGTAAGTTCCATGATTTAGGTATATCAAATGCTGTATGTACGTCGTCATCTATTAAAGGATTATAGTGTTGCAGGCTAGCACCAATTTCATTTGCTGCTAGGGCTTGCCAAACATTAATCTGAGCCATACCATTTGCTTGATCAGCCCAAATTGGAAAGTTTTCCGCATATAAAGAAAGCTGTTCTTGATATTGCTGAACAATATCATCATCCGTGAAGAACAGGATTGTCCCAACGCCAGCCTTGAAACTATCAACTTTTTGACGAGTTGCTTTGTAACTTTCTTCATCAGGAACTTCTGACTTTAATCTTTCAGCAACTATTTCCCATAATTTGTCGGATGATTCCCCAAATAAAATAGCAGCTCTGACCGTTTGGTTGTTAAAAGAACTTGGTGATTCTTTAATTGCTGACTGAATTAATTCGGCAATGTCCTCATTGTTATCAGATACATTCTTGCCTAATGAATAAATCGATCGCCTTTTCTTAATTGTTTCAATGTAATCTTGATTAACCATGTGTGACACCTCTTTCATTTTGTAGTATACTTTTAATTATAGACTGTAACAATATTTGTTACAGGTAAATCATACTACGGATAATGAAAATTTGTCAAGAAAAAAATATCGAAAAGATACTAGAAAGTGAACATACCCATGAAATACTCTACTAAGTTAAGCGATGCTATACATATTCTAACTTATATCGTCATTAATCAAGGTACCGACCTGTCAAGCACGCAAATTGCTAAGAGTGTCAACTCTAACCCTGTGGTTATTCGACGAATTATGTCACAGCTCAAAAATGACGGTTGTTTATTATCAAGTAATGGACGCGCAGATCCAAAATTAGCTCGTCCAGCTGACACAATTAGTTTATTAGATATTTATCGCGCTGTGGAAGAAGACACCTCATTTCTCAAGATTGACACCAAAACAAATCAAAATTGTAATATCGGTCGTCACATTCAGACAACTTTGGATAAATACTATAATCAAGTACAAGAAGCTGCCGAAAAAGAAATGAATAAAATTAAATTAGCTGATATCATTAAGGAAATTCAAACAGACAATTAAATAAAAAAGCCAAAGGTCAAAATGACCCCTAGCTTCTCACTATATATACAGAAAGCTTATGCTGACACAGCATTTCCATTATTATCAAATTGGTAAACTTTTCCTTGAGCACTTATTAAAGCACTATCTTTTGTTTGAACACCAGTGACTTCATCAAAATGTTGTAAACTGTCGTCAACTGCTTTAAAACCTTTGATAAGTTGATAATTAGCATCTGTTAAATACCAATTACCTTGGTACTCGAAATAATCACTTTTTACAGCGATACCTTGTGTTGCATCGAAATAATAACTCAAGTTGGTATCTGGATCCATAACGATAGCATCTTTCACTTGTTCACCGTTTTGATCGAAGTACCTGAGTGCACCATCTTGCAATACAAATCCCGTTTTTGCACGACCGTTATCATCTAACAACATATACTTACCATTTGCTAATTGATAATACTGATTTGTGATCAAATTTCCTGTGTTATCGAAAGCATAGGTAATACCGTTAATCTTCTGAACACCAGTTACCAGGCGACCATCAGTAGCACTCGTATAGAAAGTATCACCATCTGCATCAATAAATTCACCTTTACTTTGATGACCATCATTATAGAAATATTGTTTTTTACCGTTAATTGTTTGGAAACCAGTGACAGCATGTCCACTACCGTCAAAATAGAACCATTGATTCTTACTGTTTTGCACATAACGTAGGATAGCTAAGTTACCACTACCTGGTTCAAAGTAATACTTATAACCATCAGTGCCAACCACAAACTTATCCTTAACCTGCACACCATTTTGATCAAAATACTGTTGATGTCCATCAATCATTGTAAATCCTGATTTAAGCATTACACCAGCATCATCAAAGTAATACGCATTTCCATTTTGATCAGTTATATATTGGTCAAAGACTTGATGACCCTTCTTATCGAAATAAACAGTTGTACCATCCTCGTTTTGTAAGAAGCTATTAACTAGTTCGATACCATTAGGTAAGAAGAAGTAAGTATGATTATTAATATTTTGCAAACCTGTTACTAGATGACCTGTTTTATCAAAATAGTAATAGTTATCATCATCATCTTGAATAAATGCATTTTGGGCACGATAACCACTTAATGTATAATAGATAATCCCTTTATCATCGTGTGTAAATCCAGTTTCTGATAAATCATTAGTTAACTGTTTTGGTAAGTAGTCACCATCCTCAGTGTTTGAAACGACCTTAAAGTACTTATTAGAACCCATATCTTTCAATACGTATCCAGCACCTTTACCCTGAATGTTAGAACCATTGAAGTACTTAGCCGCCCACTCAGTAATCTTTACACTGCCATCAATTGGAACACCAGTTGAGATTTGATTCACTTCAAATAGGGATGGATACAGCGCCTGTAACTCTTCTAAGAAGGCACCACCATACATCTCTTGATATTGTCCACCACCACGACTTTGTACAACATATAAGGCATTGTCAATATCAGAATCTGTATCGTCATCTCCAAATGAATTTGTTCTTGTGACTGTAGCCAATTCTTGCTCTGGCAAATTATAAATTTGATCTGGCACCCAATCGGCAATTGCTTGAATACCACTAGCATGTAAGGCTTTAATAGCATCGCGTAATTGATCAGCAGTTCCATATTTTGTCGGTGTGCCATAACCTAGGTCATAACGATCTGTGAATGCATAACCATTTTGAATAATTGAGTCTAAGAAACTTGTATCTGTACTTGAACGATATTGTGGTGCCAATTGGAAGCTTGTAACGCCCCATTGCTTAAATTGGTCCGCATTCTGAGCGATGACTACGTTTGTATATTCGCTGCTGTCTGTCGCAAATGCCTGGAAGTTTGAGAAACCTTCGTAGATGACCTGAGAATCAAGAGCAGCGTTTGAATGGAACACTTTATCACTCGTATTCGTTGTTGTATCAGAAGCTGTTCGTGCATCTTGATCTTGTTGCGCCCCAACCGGCACCCAAACAGCCAAATAACCAGAAACTTGGGGATTTTGTACACCATAAATTGAGTCACTAGTAAAAATCAAATCACCATTATCATCTGTGTATTCTACCGGCGCATTGTCATCAGTATCATAATAAGATAATCCATCGGCAGTTGTTGCCAGTAAAGGACGATACGCTTGATTTTTATGAGCTGCACCCATATGCAAGGTAACTGTATCGCCTTCATCTAACTGTAACGATGCATTGTTGCTTACAATGACACCAATACCCTCGGTTCTTGTTTCTGATGTGCCAGCATCAGTGACCGTCATCGCATCTTTACCATAACGAACGCTAGTTAGGACATCGTTATTATCAACTGACATTGATTGTCCACCAGCAACATATTGTATTCTAGCTTGTAGTAAAGTGTTAATTGCATCATAATATGGCGACTTAGTGGCCATGTATTGTCCATCATCTGTATATAAATCGCCATAATATACACGTGGCACTGTATCTTTATTAGTTAATAACATCGCATAAGCACTGGCCATATTATATTGTGTGTACTTTTTGTCTGCTAATTTTTCATCTTCATTATAAATTTTGAACGCTGCTTCCAATTGTTCTGCTGTTGGCGCTAAACTATTTTCAACATCAGGATACAAATCTGAAACAATTTGTGCAATAACTGTTTGCACTTCACTATCGTGGGCACGTACAAAACTATAGTTAGGAATTGCTTCGTTTTCTGTACTATCATTAGACCGATCAACCATATAATAATCTACAAAACGTTGCATTGTACCACGTATGTCAGATGATTTTGTCAATGACCAAATCAACTGCGTGTGCATATAATCATCCATTGTTAATTGATCACTGCCTTGATCCGTTACATACAAAGGATCGTTATGGCTCCAATCTTCCAAAATTGAAAGATGTTGGTTGGCAGTAGCATCGTTTTGATCAACACCGTAAGCTAGTTTGAAATAATCGGCAGCAATTTGTAACAAATCAGCATCGACATTATCCACCGCATCAACACGAATTCCGTCGAAATTAGCATCGGCATCATTCGCTGTAATCGTACCAAAATTCATTAAATAATATAACCAGTTTAATTGTTCTGCTTGTACTACGGGATTTGAGTTGTCAACATCATTTGCTAGTAATAATTCGAATCCGCCTTTTGAGTTATCTAAATCATAGGCTTGTTCACCGGTTTGGTTTGTAGGTGTGCGGTTGAGTAATCTAAAGTTCGAGTTAGCATCGGGTGTCAGCGGACTGTTAACATAAGTTAATGCGCCATTTTGTAAATGATCATTACTCATATCTTCACTAGTCTCATTCCACTGTGGTTGCGTAACAATGAAAGCCGCCATTGCATCCTTTAGCCATTCTGTACTTTGTTGCGCACTAATCTTCATTTCAATTGATTTTTGAACATAGTTACTGGCTTCATTTAATAAGCTTTGGCTATCCTCAGTTTCAAAACTGTCCGCATTACTAATGAATCCTAAATCGGCCATGTAGTTTAAATAATTGACCTGTGTTTTCTTATCTGGCCACCACACTGATAATATTGGCCTAAAATCAGTATCTGTAGAAGGTTCCCAGTCTGTTCCGTTACGTAAAATATCTGTTGGACGATACCATGAACTAGCTGTTAAATAGCCATCAATATTCTCAAAGTCCTCGGCATCCGTACCGTGGGCTGCATTATGTTCGCTATAATCCGTGTTTTGTGTCGTCAAACCTTCTTTTATTTCAGAAGTTGTGTTAGAAACTTCTTGTCCCGTGTTCTGATCAAATGTCATTATTTGACCATCAATCACACCAGAGAAACCTTTTTTTAGTTGACCAAGATTATCAAAATAATAATTTTTACCCCCAATATTCTTAATACCAGTAGCAGCGTGTCCTTTATCATCAAAGTAGTACGTTGTACCATTTTCAGATTGGTAATATTGATTAAAAATCTGTTGTCCTTCATCGTTAAAAGCAACTATCTTCCCATCAATACTTTGCAGCCCAATTAACTCATCACCTGAATCCTTATCAAAATAATATGTTTGATTATCAATTGTGACGTACTGTCCTTTGACTTGTTTACCATCCTCATCAAAATATTGAATATTGTTGTCTATTGTTGATAAACCTTTAGCATTTCTGCCATCATCAAAGTAGTAATACCAACTACCGTCTTTTTCAACGTACTTGCCGCTAACTTGCTGTACTTCTTCTGTAGTCTTTTCAGCAGAACCACTGTTAGTTGAAACGGCTACTGATTCGGAATTTTCGTTAGTATCATTGGTTGGAGCGACTTCATTTTGTTTGTTATCGACTTTGTCATTATCAAGCGTATGATCATCTGCCTGTTTTTCTGTCACATTGGTATCAGCAGATTGTGTTTTGTCGTTTGCAGCTGTTGTTGTTACATCGTCACTAGTAGCTGCAAGCTGTACTTTGTCATTTTCTTCTGTAACTGTAGTAGTATCCGTTGCATTATTTGAAGTAGATTGAACGTTATTAGCGCTCACCTCAGGCACACTGCTGTCTCCCAAAACACTTGGTGTTGCTAAAGCAAATGACGCGGTCAGTGCAAAAGTACAAACCCCACCAACTACCCAAATTTTCCCAACTTTATAAAGTTTTTTCCGCATTACTTTTTCTGTAAATGGCATAAGTTTTCTCCCTATAATATTCTCTTCTATTACATTGAAAAATTATAACTTAATTCATTTGTAAAAACAGTAAGATTTTCGATACATAATCGACATATTTTAAAAAAACATTGTAAAAACGGGCAATCAGAGAATTATATTAATATTACAAACATTAATTTTTTTATAAAAAAACATTGTTAACTTATCCGTTGATAAGTTAACAATGTTAATTATTATTAATTAGTCATTGATTTTATTGGATATAAAATAATAATAAAATAAAATAAACCCTCATAATGTAAATGATATATAAAAAATACATTTAATAAAACTGGTGTATTTAGTAATAAATATACTAAGTATAATGAAATTAGTATTTTATAATTGCATCACGTTTTTAATAATAAGTATAAAGCCATTATAATCACAAGTAATTATTATTTATAGCATCAAATTTTAATCTTTTTGTATAATTTAGAAATTATAATCAACATTCCTAATATAAGGGCTTCCAATACTGATGCAGAATCTCGGTGTCCGTTTGTCTTGGGGAGCTGTAGCCCTTTATCTTTGAATTGTTCCATTTTATGTTTTTCAAGATCTTTTTGAGAACCTAATTCATCGGCAGTTTGATTTAAGCAGGAAACATCACTAGAGTTATCTTTTGCCTCTAAATTGTTTGGCTGCGAAGTTTTTATTTCACTCT
The Leuconostoc suionicum genome window above contains:
- a CDS encoding YagU family protein; this translates as MLNFLLAIIVIGTIAGVISGMVKIGWEAILPPRTQERDETNPPQRLLQQMGIPRKWTHAYFYYATDQKVHYVALIMHFSFSIVFGVLLVLLDQYFPIVTFGQGSVYGVVIWIIFHIIVLPATKTIPSALKQPFSEHFSEFFGHIVWAWSMYLIMVALIVITNWLPNY
- a CDS encoding aggregation-promoting factor C-terminal-like domain-containing protein is translated as MDYMMKRIIIMSALLTGLSLVALGTQLETENQPAEAATMNQTVNVKAVSSAISSFTDVKLTKVEAIPKKVATSSENNEVKANSQPSEAQEKATDTAQVTSVSSETATAEGSKTAATVNETQPTQVVAESNQSTQNTTAVTETPVVSSDIQWLIQHESGGNVNAQNGAYYGIGQLSENYYAQYVPGKDYHGNYAVQLEAMQKYISARYGTVANAIAHWQVNNWY
- a CDS encoding glycoside hydrolase family 70 protein, whose translation is MPFTEKVMRKKLYKVGKIWVVGGVCTFALTASFALATPSVLGDSSVPEVSANNVQSTSNNATDTTTVTEENDKVQLAATSDDVTTTAANDKTQSADTNVTEKQADDHTLDNDKVDNKQNEVAPTNDTNENSESVAVSTNSGSAEKTTEEVQQVSGKYVEKDGSWYYYFDDGRNAKGLSTIDNNIQYFDEDGKQVKGQYVTIDNQTYYFDKDSGDELIGLQSIDGKIVAFNDEGQQIFNQYYQSENGTTYYFDDKGHAATGIKNIGGKNYYFDNLGQLKKGFSGVIDGQIMTFDQNTGQEVSNTTSEIKEGLTTQNTDYSEHNAAHGTDAEDFENIDGYLTASSWYRPTDILRNGTDWEPSTDTDFRPILSVWWPDKKTQVNYLNYMADLGFISNADSFETEDSQSLLNEASNYVQKSIEMKISAQQSTEWLKDAMAAFIVTQPQWNETSEDMSNDHLQNGALTYVNSPLTPDANSNFRLLNRTPTNQTGEQAYDLDNSKGGFELLLANDVDNSNPVVQAEQLNWLYYLMNFGTITANDADANFDGIRVDAVDNVDADLLQIAADYFKLAYGVDQNDATANQHLSILEDWSHNDPLYVTDQGSDQLTMDDYMHTQLIWSLTKSSDIRGTMQRFVDYYMVDRSNDSTENEAIPNYSFVRAHDSEVQTVIAQIVSDLYPDVENSLAPTAEQLEAAFKIYNEDEKLADKKYTQYNMASAYAMLLTNKDTVPRVYYGDLYTDDGQYMATKSPYYDAINTLLQARIQYVAGGQSMSVDNNDVLTSVRYGKDAMTVTDAGTSETRTEGIGVIVSNNASLQLDEGDTVTLHMGAAHKNQAYRPLLATTADGLSYYDTDDNAPVEYTDDNGDLIFTSDSIYGVQNPQVSGYLAVWVPVGAQQDQDARTASDTTTNTSDKVFHSNAALDSQVIYEGFSNFQAFATDSSEYTNVVIAQNADQFKQWGVTSFQLAPQYRSSTDTSFLDSIIQNGYAFTDRYDLGYGTPTKYGTADQLRDAIKALHASGIQAIADWVPDQIYNLPEQELATVTRTNSFGDDDTDSDIDNALYVVQSRGGGQYQEMYGGAFLEELQALYPSLFEVNQISTGVPIDGSVKITEWAAKYFNGSNIQGKGAGYVLKDMGSNKYFKVVSNTEDGDYLPKQLTNDLSETGFTHDDKGIIYYTLSGYRAQNAFIQDDDDNYYYFDKTGHLVTGLQNINNHTYFFLPNGIELVNSFLQNEDGTTVYFDKKGHQVFDQYITDQNGNAYYFDDAGVMLKSGFTMIDGHQQYFDQNGVQVKDKFVVGTDGYKYYFEPGSGNLAILRYVQNSKNQWFYFDGSGHAVTGFQTINGKKQYFYNDGHQSKGEFIDADGDTFYTSATDGRLVTGVQKINGITYAFDNTGNLITNQYYQLANGKYMLLDDNGRAKTGFVLQDGALRYFDQNGEQVKDAIVMDPDTNLSYYFDATQGIAVKSDYFEYQGNWYLTDANYQLIKGFKAVDDSLQHFDEVTGVQTKDSALISAQGKVYQFDNNGNAVSA
- a CDS encoding Rrf2 family transcriptional regulator, which gives rise to MKYSTKLSDAIHILTYIVINQGTDLSSTQIAKSVNSNPVVIRRIMSQLKNDGCLLSSNGRADPKLARPADTISLLDIYRAVEEDTSFLKIDTKTNQNCNIGRHIQTTLDKYYNQVQEAAEKEMNKIKLADIIKEIQTDN
- a CDS encoding YqeG family HAD IIIA-type phosphatase, encoding MRLEHFTPTYMVERIYDLTVEDLKARGIKTVLADLDNTLLAWNNPDGTPELKQWLQDLRDGGIELIVVSNNTTKRVEKAVKPLNVKFVSWSLKPMPRGILHVLRTHHLKREEVIMVGDQMLTDIWAAHGAGVRSVLVQRLIESDMWQTWLNRRIEKYVKKIVFQAHPHLKWEKTLRDN
- a CDS encoding nitroreductase family protein, with translation MVNQDYIETIKKRRSIYSLGKNVSDNNEDIAELIQSAIKESPSSFNNQTVRAAILFGESSDKLWEIVAERLKSEVPDEESYKATRQKVDSFKAGVGTILFFTDDDIVQQYQEQLSLYAENFPIWADQANGMAQINVWQALAANEIGASLQHYNPLIDDDVHTAFDIPKSWNLRSQMPFGSIEATAGTKEYMTDDARFKIFK
- a CDS encoding NAD(P)-dependent oxidoreductase; amino-acid sequence: MAIKIGVIGATGMAGSAVYQEAVDQEFDVTAIVRSTAKAHKTLGQDAKVLEKDAFALTKEELLQFDVIINAFATVPALAYQHIDLAAYLIKLLRETTVPRLIFILGAGSLITGDDNHLLLEDLKKLPDAASWVSIPDNQKKELEFLRNIDNVNWTGVSPGITFQAGKATQYKLGTDYLLFGEDNESVTNSGTMAKAIVSEIIKPSAEKKRFTVVNA